A single Armatimonadota bacterium DNA region contains:
- a CDS encoding DUF1751 domain-containing protein: MTARSSSFLAGLPGGVPVTWAILLANAATFLLAFVGAGGPLDALVFHTWEALPRPWTLLTYALVGAGHPLWLLVGLYVFWMFAGSLERSWGRVRYLTFLAMATAAPAAALGLGAALLGRGVGLAGLWLPLAGTIVAWGALRPYEQALLFFVLPVQFRWIAVGATALVFFSFPFPLGLFALAGPGVAWASATGRVDPATWRVGWSRGGRGRRAIRRDGPTLSPLAWYRRWQTKRRFRRLVRQVDLEDRH; this comes from the coding sequence GTGACGGCCCGTTCTTCTTCCTTCCTGGCCGGCCTGCCCGGCGGCGTCCCCGTCACCTGGGCCATCCTGCTGGCCAACGCCGCCACCTTCCTCCTGGCCTTCGTCGGCGCCGGCGGACCCCTCGACGCGCTCGTCTTCCACACCTGGGAGGCGCTGCCCCGCCCGTGGACCCTGCTCACCTACGCACTGGTCGGCGCCGGCCACCCGCTCTGGCTGCTCGTGGGCCTGTACGTCTTCTGGATGTTCGCCGGCAGCCTGGAGCGGTCATGGGGCCGCGTCCGCTACCTGACCTTCCTGGCGATGGCGACGGCCGCGCCGGCGGCGGCTCTCGGGCTCGGCGCCGCGCTGCTCGGCCGGGGCGTGGGGCTGGCGGGGCTGTGGCTGCCCCTCGCCGGCACCATCGTGGCCTGGGGGGCGCTGCGCCCCTACGAGCAGGCCCTCCTCTTCTTCGTCCTCCCGGTGCAGTTCCGCTGGATCGCCGTGGGGGCTACGGCGCTGGTCTTCTTCAGCTTCCCCTTCCCCCTGGGGCTGTTCGCGCTGGCCGGGCCCGGCGTCGCCTGGGCGTCGGCGACGGGGCGGGTAGACCCGGCCACCTGGCGGGTCGGGTGGTCACGGGGCGGGCGCGGGCGGCGGGCCATCCGGCGGGACGGGCCCACCCTGAGCCCGCTGGCCTGGTACCGGCGGTGGCAGACGAAACGGCGCTTCCGCCGGCTGGTGCGGCAGGTGGACCTGGAAGACCGGCACTAG
- a CDS encoding DUF5678 domain-containing protein has translation MARGTTLYLRGLPEPLVREAKATAARRGVTLAALVAEALQQVVGAPPAGAAAASGAAAGVAESMRWFEANRRRLLRRYRDQYVAIDRGRVIDHDRDFDALARRVFARVGTRPVFMPKVTAEERVVAVPSPRLVGA, from the coding sequence ATGGCCCGAGGGACGACGCTCTACCTGCGCGGGCTCCCCGAGCCCCTGGTGCGTGAGGCGAAGGCGACGGCAGCCCGCCGCGGGGTGACGCTGGCGGCACTGGTGGCCGAGGCCCTGCAGCAGGTGGTCGGCGCGCCGCCCGCCGGTGCCGCGGCTGCCTCCGGCGCAGCCGCAGGCGTGGCCGAGAGCATGCGCTGGTTCGAGGCGAACCGCCGCCGCCTGCTGCGCCGCTACCGCGACCAGTACGTGGCCATCGACCGGGGCCGCGTCATCGACCACGACCGCGACTTCGACGCGCTGGCGCGCCGGGTCTTCGCCCGGGTGGGCACGCGCCCGGTCTTCATGCCCAAGGTGACGGCGGAGGAGCGGGTCGTCGCGGTCCCCTCGCCCCGGCTGGTCGGCGCCTAG